The proteins below come from a single Gordonia pseudamarae genomic window:
- a CDS encoding uracil-xanthine permease family protein, translating to MQGGFFGWTRVDQGTVIAPDQRLSWPRTVGIGLQHIVAMFGATFLVPVLTGFSPATTLFFSGIGTLLFLIITRNRMPSYLGSSFAIIAPVLAASAAEGPSAALGGLVVSGALLAIIGVIAHVAGIGWIEALMPPIVTGAIVALIGFNLAPAAKSNYEQGAVTATIVLVLLVLSVVLFRGLLGRLAIFLSVVIGYLIAWWRDEIDTSAIGDASWVGLPDFQGPSFHLSVLPMFLPVVLVLVVENIGHVKSLTAMTGINYDRSVGRALFADGVSTMLAGSGGGSATTTYAENIGVMAATKVYSTAAYWVAGIGAILLGLSPKIGATIAAIPPGVLGGVTTALYGLVGILGIHIWVSNKVDFSQPINQFTAAIALIIGIADYSWKIGDLQFGGIALGAIAALAIYHSMRFIGGLRGTVEPDGRSEAAH from the coding sequence ATGCAGGGCGGGTTCTTCGGCTGGACAAGGGTCGACCAGGGTACGGTCATCGCGCCCGACCAACGATTGAGCTGGCCGCGCACGGTGGGCATCGGCCTACAGCACATCGTGGCGATGTTCGGCGCCACCTTCCTGGTGCCGGTGCTGACCGGGTTCTCGCCCGCCACGACGCTCTTCTTCAGCGGTATCGGCACACTGCTGTTCCTGATCATCACCCGCAACCGGATGCCGAGCTACCTGGGATCGAGTTTCGCGATCATCGCCCCGGTGCTGGCCGCGAGCGCGGCGGAGGGGCCGTCGGCGGCGCTCGGCGGCCTGGTCGTGTCGGGTGCCTTGCTCGCGATCATCGGTGTGATCGCGCATGTCGCGGGCATCGGCTGGATCGAGGCGCTGATGCCCCCGATCGTGACCGGCGCGATCGTCGCGCTGATCGGGTTCAACCTGGCGCCCGCGGCCAAGAGCAACTACGAGCAGGGTGCGGTGACGGCGACGATCGTCCTGGTGCTGCTGGTGTTGTCGGTGGTGCTGTTCAGAGGACTGCTCGGCCGGCTGGCGATCTTCCTGAGCGTGGTGATCGGATATCTGATCGCGTGGTGGCGCGACGAGATCGACACCAGCGCCATCGGCGACGCCTCGTGGGTAGGGCTGCCCGACTTTCAGGGGCCGAGCTTTCATCTGTCGGTGCTGCCGATGTTCCTGCCGGTGGTGCTGGTGCTGGTCGTCGAGAACATCGGTCACGTCAAGTCGCTGACGGCGATGACCGGCATCAACTACGACCGCAGCGTCGGCCGGGCATTGTTCGCCGACGGTGTGTCCACGATGCTGGCGGGCAGCGGCGGTGGTTCGGCCACCACCACCTACGCCGAGAACATCGGGGTCATGGCCGCCACCAAGGTGTACTCGACCGCCGCGTACTGGGTGGCCGGAATCGGCGCGATCCTGCTGGGCCTCTCACCCAAGATCGGCGCGACGATCGCCGCGATCCCGCCCGGGGTGCTCGGCGGCGTCACCACCGCGCTGTACGGCCTCGTCGGCATCCTCGGCATTCATATCTGGGTGAGCAACAAGGTGGACTTCTCCCAGCCGATCAACCAGTTCACCGCCGCCATCGCCCTGATCATCGGCATCGCCGACTACTCCTGGAAGATAGGCGATCTGCAGTTCGGCGGCATCGCGCTCGGCGCCATCGCGGCTCTGGCGATCTATCACTCGATGCGGTTCATCGGCGGTCTGCGTGGCACCGTGGAACCGGACGGACGGTCGGAGGCGGCGCACTGA